From Amblyraja radiata isolate CabotCenter1 chromosome 21, sAmbRad1.1.pri, whole genome shotgun sequence, a single genomic window includes:
- the LOC116985274 gene encoding lectin-like: protein MMLVWVLVLTALLASDVAGMSNSLGLEETQHHIEKRHVGEEDCKVDWVYYPPLKSCFRFFCDKRTWTNAEEFCKHQHDFAHLTSVSSSEHNIFLQQMVDAVNNTCPQTWIGLNDILREGTLTWIDGSTHIYRHWLQGQPNDSGGNEDCVVINNDDEGLWSDRSCLETAGYICSYY, encoded by the exons GGATGAGCAATTCGTTGGGACTGGAGGAGACTCAGCATCACATTGAAAAGCGCCACGTaggcgaagaagactgcaaagtTGACTGGGTTTATTATCCTCCCTTAAAATCCTGTTTCCGTTTCTTTTGTGACAAAAGAACATGGACCAATGCTGAG GAATTCTGCAAACACCAACACGATTTTGCACATCTGACGTCTGTGTCCTCGAGTGAACACAACATATTCCTTCAGCAAATGGTTGATGCAGTGAACAATACATGTCCACAAACTTGGATTGGACTAAACGACATATTGCGG GAAGGGACTCTCACATGGATTGATGGATCTACTCATATTTATCGACACTGGCTTCAGGGCCAACCTAATGACTCTGGAGGCAATGAAGATTGTGTGGTCATTAACAATGATG ATGAGGGACTTTGGAGTGATCGATCATGTCTTGAAACGGCAGGTTATATTTGCTCCTATTATTGA